In one window of Denticeps clupeoides chromosome 2, fDenClu1.1, whole genome shotgun sequence DNA:
- the socs6a gene encoding suppressor of cytokine signaling 6 has product MKKISFKLKKQFSLNKDKGDGDFVMLQQPSLTGSFSKEDPFFGVCYNNDINRCDLTSEEKGLKNRSKSESLMGTLKRRLSAKQRTKGKGSSDSVGSGDDDNYSSSSVPIGFNEVKAQRPLRSSSLRIHHYSPSPWPLRPVNSEEARIKMEVKVKAMVHSPSPSPSLNGIRKEFSSIQVEGQFPNQNGSLKGLSPQNRGLHVKLDENVPVVIGLTPQDYIQYTMPLDEGMYPDGSSPMEVLEVEGDSPHADRGQEEPDLDVPPDLFMEQSAHGLLIPNPRDISSLPPTLFPEIPRTFSGFSSTDPHVAERVRHHLNFDPSSAPGVSRVYDSVQSSGSMVVTSLTAELKKLAKQGWYWGPITRYEAEEKLVNLPNCSFLVRDSSDDRYLLSLSFRSQGKTLHTRIEHSNGRFSFYEQPEVEGHTSIVDLIEHSMKDSENGAFCYSRSRAPGSITYPVRLTNPVSRFMQVRSLQYLCRFVIRQYTRIDLIQKLPLPNKMKDYLQEKHY; this is encoded by the coding sequence ATGAAGAAAATCAGTTTCAAGCTCAAAAAACAATTTAGCCTTAACAAGGATAAGGGGGACGGAGATTTTGTTATGCTCCAGCAGCCATCTTTGACTGGCAGCTTCTCCAAAGAAGACCCGTTCTTCGGAGTCTGTTACAACAATGACATCAACAGATGTGATCTTACCAGTGAAGAGAAGGGATTGAAGAACCGGTCCAAGAGTGAAAGTCTTATGGGCACGTTGAAGAGAAGGCTTTCAGCGAAACAGCGAACCAAAGGAAAAGGAAGCTCGGACTCAGTGGGTTCCGGAGATGATGACAACTACTCTTCTTCATCAGTTCCCATAGGCTTTAATGAAGTTAAAGCCCAGCGTCCCTTAAGATCCTCTTCCCTGCGTATCCATCATTACAGCCCTTCCCCATGGCCCCTCCGGCCCGTCAACTCAGAGGAAGCGCGCATCAAGATGGAGGTGAAGGTGAAAGCTATGGTCCACTCCCCCAGCCCGAGTCCTTCTCTTAACGGCATACGGAAGGAATTCTCCAGTATCCAGGTGGAAGGTCAGTTCCCCAACCAGAATGGATCGCTGAAAGGTCTGTCGCCGCAGAACAGAGGCCTGCATGTGAAACTTGACGAAAACGTGCCTGTAGTCATAGGTCTCACGCCTCAGGACTACATCCAGTACACAATGCCTTTAGATGAGGGAATGTATCCGGACGGTTCTTCCCCCATGGAGGTGCTTGAGGTGGAGGGCGACTCTCCACATGCGGACCGAGGGCAGGAGGAGCCAGACCTAGATGTGCCTCCAGACCTTTTCATGGAGCAGTCAGCGCATGGACTCCTCATTCCAAACCCAAGAGACATTTCATCACTCCCTCCTACGCTGTTTCCTGAGATCCCCAGGACTTTTTCAGGGTTTAGTAGTACAGATCCACACGTTGCCGAAAGGGTACGACACCACCTGAACTTTGACCCCAGTTCAGCTCCTGGTGTCAGCAGGGTCTATGATTCAGTCCAAAGCAGTGGGTCCATGGTTGTCACCAGCCTTACAGCAGAGCTAAAGAAACTTGCTAAGCAGGGTTGGTACTGGGGTCCCATAACGCGTTATGAAGCTGAGGAGAAGCTCGTCAACCTTCCGAACTGTTCTTTCTTGGTCCGCGACAGTTCAGACGATCGATACCTGCTCAGCCTGAGCTTCCGCTCGCAGGGCAAGACTCTTCACACACGAATCGAACACTCGAACGGCAGGTTCAGTTTCTACGAGCAGCCCGAGGTCGAGGGCCACACGTCCATCGTCGACCTCATCGAGCACTCTATGAAGGACTCTGAGAACGGAGCGTTCTGTTACTCGAGGTCCCGGGCACCAGGGTCCATCACCTACCCAGTCAGGTTGACCAATCCCGTCTCCCGGTTCATGCAGGTGCGCTCGCTGCAGTACCTGTGCCGCTTTGTCATTCGGCAGTACACGCGCATCGATCTTATTCAGAAACTGCCTTTaccaaacaaaatgaaagattaTCTGCAAGAGAAGCACTACTGA